A DNA window from Streptomyces parvus contains the following coding sequences:
- a CDS encoding ferritin-like fold-containing protein has product METPDHATDTPADSSGATGIATQDWATAAADPQYRAAVVDLLGALAYGELAAFERLAEDAKLAPTLGDKAELAKMATAEFHHFEQLTDRLTAVDEEPTAAMEPFAKALDDFHRQTAPSDWLEGLVKAYVGDSIASDFYREVAARLDTDTRSLVLSVLDDTGHGNFAVEKVRAAIEADPRVGGRLALWARRLMGEALSQAQRVVADRDALSTMLVGGVADGFDLAEVGRMFSRITEAHTKRMAALGLAA; this is encoded by the coding sequence ATGGAGACGCCAGACCACGCCACCGACACCCCCGCCGACTCTTCCGGAGCCACCGGGATCGCCACCCAGGACTGGGCCACCGCGGCCGCCGACCCGCAGTACCGCGCCGCGGTCGTGGACCTGCTCGGCGCCCTCGCCTACGGAGAGCTGGCGGCCTTCGAGCGGCTGGCCGAGGACGCGAAGCTCGCGCCGACCCTCGGGGACAAGGCGGAGCTGGCGAAGATGGCCACCGCCGAGTTCCACCACTTCGAGCAGCTGACCGACCGGCTCACCGCGGTCGACGAGGAGCCGACCGCCGCGATGGAGCCGTTCGCCAAGGCGCTCGACGACTTCCACCGCCAGACCGCCCCGTCCGACTGGCTGGAGGGCCTGGTCAAGGCGTACGTCGGCGACTCGATCGCGAGCGACTTCTACCGCGAGGTCGCGGCCCGGCTCGACACCGACACCCGGTCCCTCGTGCTGTCCGTGCTCGACGACACCGGCCACGGGAACTTCGCGGTGGAGAAGGTGCGCGCCGCCATCGAGGCCGACCCGCGGGTCGGCGGGCGGCTCGCGCTGTGGGCCCGCCGGCTGATGGGCGAGGCCCTCTCGCAGGCCCAGCGGGTGGTCGCCGACCGCGACGCCCTCTCGACGATGCTGGTGGGCGGCGTCGCGGACGGCTTCGACCTGGCCGAGGTGGGCCGGATGTTCTCCCGGATCACGGAGGCCCACACCAAGCGGATGGCCGCTCTCGGCCTGGCCGCGTAG
- a CDS encoding DUF3107 domain-containing protein: MEVKIGVQHTPREIVLESGLSAEDVESAVAAALGGKAELLSLTDDKGRKVLVPADRIAYVEIGEPTTRRVGFGAL, encoded by the coding sequence GTGGAGGTCAAGATCGGGGTGCAGCACACGCCCCGCGAGATCGTTCTGGAGAGCGGGCTTTCCGCCGAGGACGTCGAGAGCGCGGTCGCCGCGGCACTGGGCGGCAAGGCGGAGCTGCTGAGCCTCACGGACGACAAGGGCCGCAAGGTCCTCGTGCCGGCCGACCGGATCGCTTATGTGGAGATCGGTGAGCCGACCACCCGGCGGGTGGGCTTCGGGGCGCTGTAG
- a CDS encoding TetR/AcrR family transcriptional regulator produces the protein MTAIEQTEAARPRGTRLPRRARRNQLLGAAQEVFVAQGYHSAAMDDIAERAGVSKPVLYQHFPGKLELYLALLDQHCESLLQAVRTALASTTDNKLRVEATMDAYFAYVEDEGGAFRLVFESDLTNEPAVRERVDRVSLQCAEAISDVIAGDTGLSKDESMLLAVGLGGVSQVVARYWLSSQSSIPRDTAVQLLTSLAWRGIAGFPLHGVEQH, from the coding sequence GTGACAGCCATCGAGCAGACAGAGGCGGCGCGCCCGCGGGGCACCCGCCTGCCCCGCCGCGCCCGACGCAACCAGCTGCTGGGCGCCGCACAGGAGGTCTTCGTCGCGCAGGGCTACCACTCCGCGGCGATGGACGACATCGCCGAGCGGGCCGGGGTCAGCAAGCCGGTGCTCTACCAGCACTTCCCCGGGAAACTGGAGCTCTACCTGGCCCTGCTCGACCAGCACTGCGAGTCGCTGCTCCAGGCGGTCCGCACGGCGCTGGCCTCGACGACGGACAACAAGCTGCGCGTCGAGGCGACGATGGACGCCTACTTCGCGTACGTGGAGGACGAGGGCGGCGCGTTCCGGCTGGTCTTCGAGTCCGACCTGACCAACGAGCCCGCCGTGCGCGAGCGGGTGGACCGGGTGTCCCTCCAGTGCGCCGAGGCCATCTCGGACGTGATCGCCGGAGACACGGGCCTGTCCAAGGACGAGTCCATGCTGCTGGCGGTCGGACTCGGCGGCGTCTCCCAGGTGGTGGCCCGCTACTGGCTCTCCAGCCAGTCCTCCATCCCCCGCGACACCGCCGTGCAGCTCCTCACCTCGCTGGCCTGGCGGGGCATCGCGGGCTTCCCGCTGCACGGCGTCGAGCAGCACTGA